Within the Nitrosococcus wardiae genome, the region GGGAACCATCAAAGCCCCTATTCACCGTCACCCAGTGGACCGCAAACGAATGGCGGTAGTCCCCACAGGAAAACCCGCCATCACTCACTACCGGGTATGGGCCCGTTTCCGGGCCCATACGGATGTGGCATGTCGCCTGGAAACAGGCCGGACTCATCAAATCCGAGTCCATTTGGCCCATAGTGGCTATCCTCTACTGGGGGACCCCGCCTATGGGAAACGTCTGCATATTCCTAGGGAGAGCGGAGAAGAACTGACCACGGCCTTGCGTCATTTCAAGCGTCAAGCCCTGCATGCCGCCCGCTTGGGTTTGCTTCATCCGCAAAGGAAGCAGGCAATGAGCTGGGAAGCCCCCCTGCCCGAGGATATGAGCACACTTCTGGCCTTGCTTGAACAGGATCGGCAACGCCATGCCCATTGATTTCTTTGTGAGCTTAGTGCCTTTGTGGTGATCTCATGAATTATCCAGGCTAACCCACCTCAAGGGCTAATTTGCCTATCATCCCCCCTTGCTCCAGCAAACGGTGGGCCGCCGCCGCCTCCTCCAAGGGAAAGGTCTGGCGGAGGTGGAGAGATAGATGCTCGGAATCGAACAGCTCAGCACAGCAGCGCAGGATATCCGCCTGATGTTCCAAGGCAGAAGCAAGGCCCAGATGCATGGGGGTAAGCATCAATTCCAAGCTAAAACGAAGATTGCGCGTTCGCGCCGTACTCCAATTCATATCGGCGCTTGGCTGTAAAGTGGTCACTAAATCCCCATAAATGGCCACCGCTTCGCAGCTTTTTTCAAAGGTCCCTCCTCCCACGGTATCAAACGCTACCTCGATCCCTTTGCCCTCAGTCCATTCCATAATGGCTTCCACAAAATCCGTTTCGCGATAATTGATAACATAGTCCGCTCCCAGAGAGCGAACGAACTCCCCTTTCTCTTCGGAACCCACGGTGGTACAGACCCGAGCACCGGCCCGTTTGGCCAATTGAATGGCCACATGACCTACGCCTCCCGCGCCGCCGTGAACCAGCACCGTGTGTTCCGGCTGGATGCGGGCGCGATCGTGCAACGCCTCCCAAGCGGTAATTAATACCAGCGGAGCCGCCGCCGCTTCAAGGAAGGATAGGGATTTTGGTTTTTTGGTGATGGAGCGATAGCTTACGGTGACATATTCTGCATAATTTCCTTGTGGACCACCAATTCCCCCGAAGCAGAAATAAACCTCATCTCCTTCTTTGAAATTTTTAACTTCCGCCCCCACAGCTTCCACCGTTCCCGCTCCATCACAGCCGAGAATGGTGGGAGAGCGGTCTGGGTAGAAAGTACCGCGAGTGCGCAACTTGGCATCCACAGGATTAATTCCCGCCCCTTTGAGGCGAACCAGAACCTCATCGGGCCGCTGGATGGCGGGCTTTGGCAATTCTTGCAATTGCAAGACTTCCGGTCCGCCCGCTGCCGTCATCACTATTCCTTTCATTTTTCTAACCTAATACCGCCATGCATAGCCCCATTAAAGCGCCGGGAAAGATGCCCAACCCCAGTAAGGCCAGGCCATTGGCGCTCATGCCCCAACGCAGACCGGCCCCGCCTTCTAGGGAAGCAGTTTCCGTGGGGCTATCGAAGTACATGAACTTCACTACCCGAAGATAATAGAAAGCCCCAATCACGGAAAACAGCACCGCCGCCACCGCTAGCCAAATCAAGCCCTCATTCACAATGGCCATAATGACTGCCCATTTGGCATAAAAGCCTACGGTAGGCGGAACACCGGCCATGGAGAACATCAGAATAAGCATCATGAAGGCAAACCAGGGGCTGCGCTCGTTCAACCCTTTGAAATCCTCTAGCCGATCCGCTTCAAAACCCGCCCGGGAGAGAAGGATAATCATGCCAAATCCCCCTAGACTCATTAAAGCATAGACCAGAACATAAAACATGGCTGAAGCGTAGCCTTCACCCGTACCTGCCAAAATGCCTAGGAAGAGAAAACCCACATGGGAAATGGTGGAATAGGCCAGCATGCGTTTGAGGTTGCTTTGGGCAATGGCGACAAGGTTACCCAGGGCCATGGAAAGCACGGCAAGAATGATCAGCATATCCTGCCAGTGGGCCTGCACCCCGCCCAGGGCTTCCACCAATAGGCGCATGAACATGGCAAAGGCCGCGATTTTGGGGGCCGTACCAAGATAGAGGGTCACTGCCGTGGGCGCCCCATGATAAACATCCGGCAACCACATGTGGAAAGGCACGGCGCCAAATTTAAACGCGAGACCGACCACGATGAAAACAACCCCAAAGACCAACACTTGGCTACTGCCGCCTCCTTCCCGGATGGTCTCCGCCACAGCGGCCACATGGAGATCGC harbors:
- a CDS encoding zinc-dependent alcohol dehydrogenase family protein — translated: MKGIVMTAAGGPEVLQLQELPKPAIQRPDEVLVRLKGAGINPVDAKLRTRGTFYPDRSPTILGCDGAGTVEAVGAEVKNFKEGDEVYFCFGGIGGPQGNYAEYVTVSYRSITKKPKSLSFLEAAAAPLVLITAWEALHDRARIQPEHTVLVHGGAGGVGHVAIQLAKRAGARVCTTVGSEEKGEFVRSLGADYVINYRETDFVEAIMEWTEGKGIEVAFDTVGGGTFEKSCEAVAIYGDLVTTLQPSADMNWSTARTRNLRFSLELMLTPMHLGLASALEHQADILRCCAELFDSEHLSLHLRQTFPLEEAAAAHRLLEQGGMIGKLALEVG
- the nuoN gene encoding NADH-quinone oxidoreductase subunit NuoN, with amino-acid sequence MNFDIPAFLPALPEIFVLIMGCVLLLAVAYSGEQSGKIAYRLTQLTLIIVALLTFYYSDFSSQSITFSGSYIKDPLSDTLKLFIYLIVFAVFLYSRSYLQARDLDKGEYYVLGLFGMLGMMVLASAHHFLVLYLGLELLSLSQYAMVALRRDNSWATEAAMKYFVLGALASGMLLYGMSMIYGATGDLHVAAVAETIREGGGSSQVLVFGVVFIVVGLAFKFGAVPFHMWLPDVYHGAPTAVTLYLGTAPKIAAFAMFMRLLVEALGGVQAHWQDMLIILAVLSMALGNLVAIAQSNLKRMLAYSTISHVGFLFLGILAGTGEGYASAMFYVLVYALMSLGGFGMIILLSRAGFEADRLEDFKGLNERSPWFAFMMLILMFSMAGVPPTVGFYAKWAVIMAIVNEGLIWLAVAAVLFSVIGAFYYLRVVKFMYFDSPTETASLEGGAGLRWGMSANGLALLGLGIFPGALMGLCMAVLG